The window CGACGGACGACACGTTCTCCCACCAGGATCATCCGGACAGCGCCTTCGGCGCCTACAATTTCCTGCGCTTGCGGACCGTCGACGGTGGTCACGGTCGCCACGGCTACTTGAAGTTCGAGGTAGCGGGGCTGCAAGGTCCGGTGGTGTCGGCGCGGCTACGGCTGCGCACTCAGGAGACGGCGATCCCGGAATCCATCGGGGTGTACAAATTGTCGGATGCCGCCTGGTCGGAGGCCACGCTGACCTGGAACAACGCACCGCTGACAGTGCTCCAATCCGTCCAGCTTCCTCCGCCCTTTGCCGAGAACACCTGGCACGAGCTGGACGTCACGCCGTTGGTGACCGGCAACGGCACCTACTCCTTCGGCCTCGCCACCGGCGCCAACCAAGGGCAGCTGGACCTGTGGAGCATGGAGTCCGTCTACGCGCCGGAGCTGGTGGTGGTGACGGTGCCTTGAAGTGCTGTATTGATGTCGGGCATACCTGAAAGATTCAGAAGGGTTCAACTAGATGACCAAGAAAACTCTACCGCTGCTGTGCATCGCTCTAGCGACGTTTGTTTCTCCTGCCTCCGCTGAGATCGTGCCCAGAGACTTTGATCCACCACCGTTTGTCTCGCAGGAAGGCGTCGAGTCCGTATCGGCGGCCCTGGAGACTAAGAGCTACTCGCCTGAAGCGTTCGATCTACCGGTGGCGACGGTGAACGAGCTCGCCCGGACGATTCGGAGCACGTTAGCTTTCAAACGAGTCAACCTCGAGGAAGGCCAGTTGACCGGTGAAGGGTGCTTCCGTTATTGGCCCGCTCACTCCGAGATGAGATATGCGAGCAGAGACCGGATGAGCCGGCTTGAGGAGATGGTGGAGGCGGCCCAAGAAGAGGATGTCGTTCTCGGGCGGGTGATCTCGGTCGAGCCCGGATTCTACGGCGGCAATTTTGTGACCCGTATCGAGCTCAAGCCCAGGAGGCCCTGCGGCTCCATTGATGGCACCCAGGAAGATCGAGAGCCTGTCACCATGTATCTCGATCAGTACGATCTAACACTAGGTCAAGAGCGGGTTTGCATGGTCCGCCCGGGATTCTACTTCCCTCAGGAGGGTGACGACCTCCTGGTCCTGGGGCTTATGGTGAATCCGAAAGCCCGGATCTTGGCTCCAGCCAACTATTTCCAGGTAGTCGATCGAGAGGTGCGCCTCCAGCCGTTGGACTTCGTGGAAAATGGCTCGGAGACTCGTTT of the Acidobacteriota bacterium genome contains:
- a CDS encoding DNRLRE domain-containing protein; protein product: TDDTFSHQDHPDSAFGAYNFLRLRTVDGGHGRHGYLKFEVAGLQGPVVSARLRLRTQETAIPESIGVYKLSDAAWSEATLTWNNAPLTVLQSVQLPPPFAENTWHELDVTPLVTGNGTYSFGLATGANQGQLDLWSMESVYAPELVVVTVP